In one Watersipora subatra chromosome 6, tzWatSuba1.1, whole genome shotgun sequence genomic region, the following are encoded:
- the LOC137398316 gene encoding protein FAM200C-like: MEDDFPFCKPLSDTTTAADIMHVISEFFEQEDVDLGKLVGACTDGTPAMLSCRSEFVELVKKKNSLIKGTHCFIHREAPAARTLLQSMDDHLSTVIKAVNYIKRHALNSRLFNKLCEDVNASYFSALFYT, from the coding sequence ATGGAAGATGACTTCCCTTTCTGCAAACCATTATCAGACACAACAACAGCAGCTGATATCATGCATGTGATATCTGAATTCTTTGAGCAGGAAGATGTAGATTTGGGCAAGCTTGTTGGAGCTTGTACAGATGGCACTCCAGCAATGTTAAGTTGCCGCTCTGAATTTGTTGAATTGGTAAAAAAGAAGAACTCATTGATAAAAGGAACACACTGCTTCATCCACAGAGAGGCTCCCGCTGCTAGAACTCTTCTCCAGTCTATGGATGATCATCTTTCAACAGTAATTAAAGCCGTAAACTACATAAAGAGGCATGCATTGAATTCACGACTCTTTAACAAGCTATGTGAAGATGTGAATGCATCTTACTTCTCTGCACTATTCTACACATAA